One Acetobacter ghanensis DNA window includes the following coding sequences:
- the trhO gene encoding oxygen-dependent tRNA uridine(34) hydroxylase TrhO, which yields MPICVAALYRFTNFANPAEIRPSLLATCEEHGIKGILLLAKEGINGTIAGSDAGIKAVLDHIRQLPGCENIEVKFSRAPSIPFLRMKVRLKKEIVTMGVEGTDPNHIVGTYIAPKDWNALLQHPDTILIDTRNDYEVAVGTFEGAIDPKIKTFREFPEWFRQNRDRLLAEGRKPRVAMFCTGGIRCEKSTAFAKAEGLEDVYHLEGGILKYLETIPQEESMWRGECFVFDQRVTVGHGLRPGNLELCHACRAPLSPEDKASPLYEGGVSCPHCHDKQDERHRARHAERERQARLAAERGEAHLGMNMAEERARKRKLREEEIKRQQSLRQKVLDRLRD from the coding sequence ATGCCTATCTGCGTGGCAGCCCTTTATCGTTTTACAAACTTTGCAAATCCGGCCGAAATCCGCCCCTCTCTTCTGGCGACCTGCGAGGAACATGGCATTAAGGGCATTCTTCTGCTGGCAAAAGAAGGGATTAACGGCACAATTGCAGGCAGTGACGCAGGCATAAAGGCTGTATTGGACCATATTCGGCAACTGCCTGGCTGTGAGAACATTGAAGTCAAATTCTCCCGTGCGCCATCCATCCCATTCCTGCGCATGAAAGTTCGCCTAAAAAAAGAAATTGTTACAATGGGGGTCGAAGGCACAGACCCTAACCACATTGTGGGCACATATATTGCCCCCAAAGACTGGAACGCCCTACTCCAGCACCCCGATACCATTCTGATCGACACCCGCAATGACTACGAAGTAGCTGTTGGCACGTTTGAAGGGGCCATTGATCCAAAAATTAAAACATTCCGTGAATTTCCTGAATGGTTTCGGCAGAATCGGGACCGTCTGCTGGCGGAAGGGCGCAAACCCCGTGTTGCCATGTTCTGCACCGGCGGCATCCGTTGCGAAAAATCCACGGCATTTGCAAAAGCTGAAGGGCTGGAAGACGTTTACCACCTTGAAGGTGGCATTCTGAAATATCTGGAAACTATCCCGCAGGAAGAAAGCATGTGGCGTGGCGAATGCTTTGTGTTCGACCAACGCGTAACCGTTGGGCATGGCCTGCGACCGGGCAATCTGGAATTGTGCCATGCCTGCCGAGCACCGCTTTCTCCCGAAGACAAGGCCTCCCCCTTGTACGAAGGGGGCGTCAGTTGCCCCCACTGCCATGACAAACAAGACGAACGTCACCGTGCGCGCCATGCCGAGCGTGAGCGGCAGGCCCGACTGGCAGCCGAACGTGGCGAAGCACACCTTGGCATGAACATGGCTGAGGAACGTGCCCGCAAACGCAAGCTGCGGGAAGAAGAAATCAAACGTCAGCAATCCTTGCGCCAGAAAGTTCTCGACCGTCTGCGCGACTGA
- a CDS encoding MotA/TolQ/ExbB proton channel family protein, producing the protein MTRLSRSFVSGLAAPALALLMSTAAPVAAFAQDAAAPVATAPADGAVAPAPGPATPAAPDTATTPVPTDGTTAPAPAAEAPAPASAPEAKDEANPYGLSALWSNGDIIARGVLLIMLVMSLGTWFIMITKFIEQGRLFAASKDATKNFWTKHSIQEGASALASTSPFRYIADTGITAAEHHEGTMQEAIDLHSWTSMSIQRAVNNIQNSLQKGLAFLGTVGSTSPFIGLFGTVWGIYHALTAIGIAGQASIDKVAGPVGESLIMTAIGLATAVPAVLGYNLLVRRNKGAMDQVRDFADDLQSILIGGVRHGAVAEAVRVNSDNSPTTVTTSNRVG; encoded by the coding sequence ATGACCAGACTGTCCCGTTCTTTTGTGTCAGGTCTTGCCGCCCCGGCTCTGGCGTTGCTGATGAGCACGGCCGCCCCGGTTGCCGCTTTTGCGCAGGATGCAGCAGCTCCGGTCGCCACGGCTCCGGCTGATGGTGCGGTTGCCCCGGCCCCCGGCCCGGCTACCCCCGCCGCCCCGGACACCGCCACCACCCCGGTGCCGACCGATGGCACAACCGCGCCAGCCCCAGCGGCTGAAGCCCCGGCTCCCGCTTCGGCACCGGAAGCCAAGGATGAAGCCAACCCGTATGGCCTGTCGGCCCTGTGGTCCAATGGTGACATCATCGCCCGCGGCGTGCTGCTGATTATGCTCGTCATGTCCCTTGGCACATGGTTCATCATGATCACCAAGTTCATCGAGCAGGGCCGTCTGTTTGCCGCCAGCAAAGACGCTACCAAAAACTTCTGGACCAAACACAGCATTCAGGAAGGGGCGTCCGCTCTCGCCTCCACCTCTCCGTTCCGCTACATCGCCGATACGGGTATTACCGCTGCTGAACATCATGAAGGCACGATGCAGGAAGCCATTGACCTGCATAGCTGGACCTCTATGTCCATCCAGCGTGCGGTCAACAACATCCAGAACAGCCTGCAGAAGGGTCTGGCCTTCCTTGGCACCGTGGGCTCCACCTCCCCGTTCATCGGGCTGTTTGGCACGGTGTGGGGCATCTACCACGCGCTGACCGCCATCGGCATTGCCGGTCAGGCTTCCATCGACAAGGTTGCCGGTCCTGTGGGTGAATCCCTGATCATGACCGCCATTGGTCTGGCTACGGCTGTGCCTGCGGTGCTGGGTTACAACCTGCTGGTCCGTCGCAACAAGGGTGCCATGGATCAGGTGCGTGACTTTGCCGATGACCTGCAGTCCATCCTCATCGGTGGCGTGCGCCACGGTGCAGTAGCAGAAGCGGTGCGGGTGAACAGCGATAACTCCCCGACCACAGTCACAACTTCCAACCGGGTGGGCTGA
- a CDS encoding ExbD/TolR family protein: MGMQVGNEGGDDEVVSAINTTPLVDVMLVLLIIFLITIPVATHTVKVNLPRDMNQPTQTSMSNVVLAVTADGTAFWDETQLKDQADLLEHLEKVAVLKPQPQIQIRGDMKARYETVGKMVAACQQAGIYHIDFITEKPKTN, from the coding sequence ATGGGTATGCAGGTTGGCAACGAGGGGGGGGACGACGAAGTCGTCTCCGCCATCAACACGACCCCTCTGGTGGATGTGATGCTGGTTCTGCTGATCATCTTCCTGATCACCATTCCGGTCGCTACCCACACGGTCAAGGTCAACCTGCCGCGTGATATGAACCAGCCCACGCAGACCAGCATGAGCAACGTGGTGCTGGCGGTAACGGCGGACGGGACGGCCTTTTGGGATGAAACACAGCTAAAGGACCAGGCGGACCTGCTGGAGCATCTGGAAAAAGTGGCTGTGCTAAAACCGCAGCCGCAGATCCAGATCCGTGGGGACATGAAGGCCCGGTATGAGACTGTGGGCAAAATGGTGGCCGCGTGCCAGCAGGCCGGCATCTATCATATCGACTTCATTACTGAGAAGCCGAAGACGAACTGA
- a CDS encoding ExbD/TolR family protein produces MGMNVGSDSTTEDEGIVDINTTPLIDVMLVLLIMLIITIPLQTQSVAIDLPQGNPPPSTEEVPVVTLVVDFDNSITWNGQPVNGEDELQAHLREIAAAQPKPEFHIQPNRLADYKTVIHVMADAQRLGVTQMGIVGQEQFVDQ; encoded by the coding sequence ATGGGCATGAATGTCGGGTCGGATAGCACAACGGAAGACGAAGGCATTGTAGACATCAACACCACGCCATTGATTGACGTGATGCTGGTTCTGCTGATCATGCTGATCATCACCATTCCGTTGCAGACACAATCCGTTGCCATTGACCTGCCGCAGGGCAATCCACCTCCCTCGACGGAGGAGGTTCCGGTGGTTACCCTTGTGGTGGACTTTGATAATTCGATTACGTGGAACGGGCAGCCGGTCAACGGTGAGGACGAGCTTCAGGCGCACCTGCGTGAGATTGCAGCCGCACAGCCCAAGCCGGAATTCCACATCCAGCCCAACAGGCTGGCTGACTACAAGACTGTCATCCATGTCATGGCCGATGCACAGCGCCTCGGTGTGACACAGATGGGCATCGTCGGGCAGGAACAGTTCGTCGATCAGTAA
- a CDS encoding TonB-dependent receptor — MKGRCALDKGCKKYQTIWGVWACYGVSAVFTAALVTPARAAEPVQADKTQVVTVHANPAHLPAGGGLIRPATEPQAESVINAEYIAHQAPSATAFDLVAQLPGAVVSGSDPFGFSPQTNITVRGMNGDAIGYVLEGMPLNDIAYYTGYPSQFADSENYETIGLQQGAPDLDSPVLNAAGGLMKLRFKTPADKAGGMFDTSYGSYNTNRQFLRLESGDVAQTGLRGFVSYSHAATDNWRGPGRDERQHVDFKLLKTWGQYSNAALLGSWNQAIDSYYPQVTKDAWQADGVHGANNLAARYNAGNDVGGTDYWRLARQPERTLYMAAPVNLNLTRGLDLKITPYAQGAYGNAPGGMQLPTTGLFNGVEPVQLTPDMANNPSGIMSVRTDYTQRSYRSGFTAALDWKRGPNDLVLGYWYDYGDDTEKQTFSTLDLSGSAGSIWGGSPLRSADGQELWGANNHTISQTNALFVGDRLSLLHDRLLLSAGFKEVMFSRVGTNAMPGSTYRVSTNTAVPLPRVGARLQITPHHQVFFNATTNFRTPAETALYDVYDPTSGAVEQKGTNSLKNEYSIAEELGYRYADDMVVGTLTLFNYNFTNRQVATLVMLNGAPVQSTINAGGQTTRGVDVEVGLRPWHHISPYVSGEYLHSTIDNDLYSGTEVLPTRGKRSVRTPTLQAAAGLTYDDGRFFGVMTVKYTGHQYATFMNDERMPSHVTGNLALGYRMKDVSVLHAPEFRMNFINITNQHYLSGVADPTLNAHDTVGRHGSVVSGQSPDYYIGGGFAALFTASTGF; from the coding sequence ATGAAGGGAAGGTGTGCGCTGGATAAGGGTTGCAAAAAGTATCAGACCATATGGGGCGTATGGGCCTGTTATGGGGTGTCTGCCGTCTTTACTGCCGCATTGGTCACACCCGCGCGGGCGGCGGAGCCTGTGCAGGCAGATAAAACACAGGTTGTAACAGTCCATGCCAACCCGGCGCATTTACCTGCTGGTGGAGGGCTGATCCGCCCTGCCACTGAACCGCAGGCAGAAAGTGTGATCAATGCGGAATATATTGCCCATCAGGCTCCTTCCGCCACAGCGTTTGACCTTGTTGCCCAATTACCGGGTGCAGTCGTAAGCGGGTCAGACCCATTTGGATTTTCGCCCCAGACCAATATTACCGTGCGTGGCATGAATGGGGATGCCATAGGCTATGTGCTTGAAGGGATGCCCCTGAACGACATTGCTTATTACACAGGTTACCCCAGCCAGTTTGCAGATAGTGAAAATTACGAAACCATTGGCCTACAACAGGGGGCTCCCGATCTGGATAGCCCGGTTCTGAATGCTGCGGGCGGGTTGATGAAGCTCCGCTTTAAAACGCCTGCGGACAAGGCCGGCGGCATGTTTGATACGTCTTACGGTTCATACAACACCAACCGCCAGTTCCTGAGGTTGGAAAGTGGTGATGTGGCGCAAACTGGTCTGCGCGGGTTTGTATCCTACTCCCATGCGGCCACGGATAACTGGCGTGGTCCGGGGCGGGATGAGCGGCAGCATGTGGACTTCAAGCTGCTTAAAACATGGGGGCAATATAGCAATGCCGCGCTGCTGGGCTCATGGAATCAGGCGATAGACAGCTATTATCCGCAGGTTACAAAAGACGCTTGGCAAGCCGATGGTGTGCATGGGGCCAACAACCTTGCTGCCCGTTACAATGCGGGGAACGATGTGGGGGGAACGGATTACTGGCGGCTGGCCCGCCAGCCAGAACGTACATTGTATATGGCAGCCCCCGTTAACCTCAACCTGACCCGTGGGTTGGACCTTAAAATTACCCCTTATGCGCAGGGAGCCTATGGCAATGCCCCCGGTGGTATGCAGTTGCCAACAACCGGGTTGTTCAATGGTGTGGAGCCTGTGCAGCTTACGCCAGATATGGCTAATAATCCGAGCGGTATTATGTCAGTACGGACGGATTATACGCAGCGGAGTTATCGGTCGGGGTTTACCGCGGCGCTGGACTGGAAGCGCGGTCCCAATGATCTGGTGCTGGGCTACTGGTACGATTATGGAGATGACACGGAAAAACAGACGTTTTCCACGCTGGATTTATCAGGTTCAGCCGGCTCCATATGGGGCGGGAGCCCGCTACGCAGTGCTGATGGGCAGGAACTGTGGGGAGCCAATAACCACACAATTTCCCAGACCAATGCGCTGTTTGTAGGGGATCGCCTATCCTTGTTGCACGATAGGCTGCTGCTAAGTGCGGGCTTTAAGGAAGTCATGTTTTCCCGCGTGGGGACAAACGCCATGCCCGGCAGCACATACCGTGTTAGCACAAACACGGCAGTTCCCTTGCCGCGTGTGGGCGCCAGATTGCAGATAACGCCGCACCATCAGGTCTTTTTCAACGCAACAACCAATTTCCGCACTCCGGCGGAAACAGCCCTGTATGATGTGTACGATCCGACAAGTGGAGCCGTGGAACAGAAAGGTACCAACAGCCTGAAGAACGAGTATTCCATAGCCGAAGAACTGGGATACCGTTATGCGGATGATATGGTGGTTGGGACATTAACACTGTTCAACTACAATTTTACAAATAGGCAGGTTGCAACGCTTGTTATGCTTAACGGCGCTCCGGTGCAGTCCACCATCAATGCAGGCGGACAGACCACGCGGGGCGTGGATGTGGAGGTGGGGTTAAGGCCGTGGCACCATATCAGCCCCTATGTTTCTGGCGAGTATTTGCATTCCACCATAGATAACGACCTGTATTCCGGCACAGAGGTGTTACCGACCCGTGGTAAAAGGTCCGTGCGGACTCCTACCCTTCAGGCGGCGGCGGGATTGACGTATGATGATGGGCGGTTTTTTGGTGTAATGACTGTCAAATATACCGGACACCAGTACGCGACCTTTATGAATGATGAGCGTATGCCATCCCACGTAACAGGGAACCTCGCTCTTGGTTACCGGATGAAGGACGTATCCGTGCTTCATGCGCCTGAGTTCAGGATGAATTTTATTAATATTACCAATCAGCATTACCTGTCTGGCGTGGCGGACCCAACGCTGAATGCGCATGATACCGTGGGGCGGCATGGGAGTGTGGTTTCGGGTCAGTCTCCTGATTATTATATTGGTGGTGGGTTTGCGGCCCTGTTTACCGCATCCACTGGTTTTTAA
- a CDS encoding phosphotransferase enzyme family protein → MSTGPVAQFGVLGVQGKRDWPCLTLEESTEVLEFFQGIARPCHVAWHSMRPFSAVARVQLEGQGECLLKRHHVTLRSVKSLENEHNFVKYLYHRDLAVSPPLRTHDGHTALQMGDWTYEVFLPAKGADFYRDVMSWRPYFSSQQAYGAGKALGALHLAAADYAGPARCEEEPAPLVSGMQAIGQPELIPALRQWVARQPYMLPALVNRAWERDVQDVLVPFHQALQPLLPHIVPAWGHGDWHGSNLLWNMDSVCSILDFGMADRTCAPFDLAVALERAVVDWLALPVVGGIAWEQAEAFLAGYQSVRQLSDVECRQVVAFLPLVHVEFALSEVGYYATLVKDPASAEVAYTDYLLGHGRWFAYGEGKMLLDKLPAMLRRTRRGWSQHDDT, encoded by the coding sequence GTGAGCACAGGGCCTGTGGCGCAGTTCGGGGTGCTTGGTGTGCAGGGGAAAAGGGATTGGCCCTGCCTGACCTTGGAAGAGTCCACAGAAGTTCTTGAGTTTTTCCAAGGCATTGCGCGACCATGTCATGTGGCGTGGCATAGTATGCGCCCGTTTTCTGCTGTGGCACGCGTTCAGCTTGAAGGGCAGGGGGAATGCCTGCTCAAGCGACATCATGTTACGTTACGTTCAGTCAAATCTCTTGAAAATGAACATAATTTTGTAAAATATCTCTATCATAGAGACCTTGCGGTAAGCCCGCCATTGCGAACGCACGATGGTCATACGGCATTACAAATGGGGGATTGGACCTACGAGGTCTTTTTGCCTGCAAAGGGTGCTGATTTTTACCGGGATGTTATGTCCTGGCGGCCTTATTTTTCGTCTCAACAGGCGTATGGCGCAGGTAAGGCTCTAGGTGCCCTGCATCTGGCTGCGGCAGACTATGCAGGGCCTGCCCGTTGTGAGGAGGAACCGGCTCCTCTGGTTTCTGGTATGCAGGCCATTGGTCAGCCTGAGTTGATACCCGCTTTACGGCAGTGGGTCGCGCGGCAACCGTATATGCTGCCAGCTCTAGTAAATCGGGCATGGGAGCGGGACGTGCAGGACGTGCTGGTGCCGTTCCATCAAGCCTTGCAGCCGCTTTTGCCCCATATTGTGCCAGCATGGGGGCATGGAGACTGGCACGGTTCCAACCTGCTTTGGAATATGGATAGTGTATGCAGCATTCTGGATTTTGGCATGGCAGATCGGACGTGCGCGCCATTTGATCTGGCCGTAGCACTTGAGCGGGCTGTGGTGGATTGGCTGGCTCTGCCGGTCGTTGGTGGCATTGCATGGGAGCAGGCGGAGGCTTTTCTGGCTGGGTATCAGTCCGTCCGGCAGTTGAGTGATGTGGAGTGCAGGCAGGTCGTGGCTTTTCTGCCTCTTGTGCATGTTGAATTCGCCCTTTCCGAAGTTGGGTATTACGCTACTTTGGTGAAGGACCCGGCCTCGGCCGAAGTCGCATATACAGATTACTTGCTAGGGCATGGGCGATGGTTTGCCTATGGCGAGGGCAAAATGCTGTTGGACAAGTTACCCGCCATGCTTCGCCGTACCAGAAGAGGTTGGAGCCAGCATGACGACACTTGA
- the pnuC gene encoding nicotinamide riboside transporter PnuC, with protein MTTLEWMAALASALGVWLTGQRLVVCWPVLILASLLYGMVFMQAALYADAALQGVFVVLSAYGWWQWFSGVQVWGSVQVVAYPKVALMWRDMGLTAIAGLALALALHDWTDDPTPTADAMLSAYSILAQFWSARRYRQNWLLWMAVDVLYTVLFLERALWVTAALYAAFVVLAVRGWQKWGQTPLPPVSG; from the coding sequence ATGACGACACTTGAGTGGATGGCGGCTTTAGCGAGTGCTCTGGGTGTCTGGTTAACGGGGCAAAGGCTGGTAGTGTGCTGGCCTGTTCTTATTCTGGCCTCGCTTCTGTATGGCATGGTGTTTATGCAGGCTGCGCTGTATGCGGATGCCGCCTTGCAGGGCGTGTTTGTTGTTTTGTCCGCTTATGGCTGGTGGCAATGGTTCTCCGGCGTACAGGTCTGGGGCAGTGTTCAGGTTGTGGCATACCCTAAGGTCGCTTTGATGTGGCGGGATATGGGTCTTACGGCTATTGCCGGTCTGGCACTGGCTCTAGCGCTGCATGACTGGACGGATGACCCCACGCCCACGGCAGATGCCATGTTGAGTGCATATAGTATTCTGGCACAGTTCTGGAGCGCGCGCCGGTATCGGCAGAACTGGCTGTTATGGATGGCCGTGGATGTTCTTTACACGGTTCTGTTTCTGGAGCGCGCCTTGTGGGTTACGGCGGCCCTTTATGCGGCTTTTGTGGTTCTGGCTGTTAGAGGCTGGCAGAAATGGGGGCAGACTCCACTTCCACCAGTCTCGGGATAA
- the purU gene encoding formyltetrahydrofolate deformylase: MQFILTFSCPDKAGIVAGVTTVLAQQGADITETHQFSDRSTGQLFMRLAFSTPENTSMADIKTCLAPVAEQFGMNMRLHDAAVLPRMIIMVSRFDHALLNLLYQVRVGWLRAEIVAIVSNHQDSEATARQAGIPYYYWPVNAQNKTEQEDKLRALVHTTQTDLIVLARYMQVLSDSLSAEFSGRIINIHHSFLPSFKGARPYHQAYARGVKLIGATAHYVTADLDEGPIIEQETARVSHNLSPDDYIATGRGIESQVLARAVKLHTEHRVMLNGHRTIIFS, translated from the coding sequence ATGCAGTTCATTCTTACTTTTTCCTGCCCGGACAAAGCAGGCATTGTTGCTGGCGTAACCACTGTGCTGGCGCAGCAGGGGGCTGACATTACCGAAACCCACCAGTTCAGCGACCGCAGTACGGGCCAACTCTTCATGCGGCTGGCTTTTTCCACGCCAGAGAACACCAGCATGGCGGACATAAAAACCTGCCTTGCCCCCGTAGCGGAGCAGTTTGGCATGAACATGCGCCTGCATGATGCCGCCGTGCTGCCACGTATGATTATTATGGTCTCCCGGTTTGACCATGCTTTGCTCAACCTGCTGTATCAGGTTCGTGTTGGTTGGTTGCGGGCCGAGATTGTTGCTATTGTTTCCAACCATCAGGATAGCGAAGCCACAGCACGGCAGGCTGGGATTCCCTATTACTACTGGCCTGTAAACGCCCAGAACAAAACGGAGCAGGAAGACAAGCTACGCGCACTTGTGCACACCACACAAACAGACCTGATTGTTCTTGCCCGCTATATGCAGGTTCTCTCGGACAGCCTGAGTGCTGAGTTCAGCGGGCGGATCATCAATATCCATCACTCTTTTCTGCCGTCCTTCAAAGGCGCGCGCCCCTACCATCAGGCTTATGCCCGTGGCGTCAAACTGATTGGCGCAACCGCTCACTACGTCACGGCGGATCTGGATGAAGGGCCGATTATTGAGCAGGAAACAGCCCGTGTCAGCCACAACCTCTCACCCGATGATTATATTGCGACAGGGCGAGGTATTGAATCTCAGGTTCTGGCCCGCGCGGTCAAACTCCATACCGAACACCGGGTCATGCTGAACGGCCACCGTACCATTATTTTTTCCTGA
- a CDS encoding RrF2 family transcriptional regulator: MRLTLYTDYALRTLLYLAVHTDRRVSIREVAQTYGISENHLVKIIHHLGRGGFVHTQRGRGGGLTLGRAAEDICVGDVVRHTEEDMALVSCMARPVQENAVTCLLSGGCHLRSVLGTALEAFMGVLDKVTLADLLQPYERRTLMQPENPILP, translated from the coding sequence ATGCGTCTGACTTTGTACACCGACTACGCGTTACGCACTCTTTTGTATCTGGCCGTACATACGGACAGGCGTGTTTCTATACGTGAGGTGGCTCAGACGTATGGGATTTCCGAAAATCATCTGGTCAAGATCATTCATCACCTTGGACGTGGAGGTTTTGTGCATACACAAAGAGGCCGCGGTGGCGGGCTGACACTGGGGCGCGCGGCTGAGGACATATGTGTGGGGGATGTGGTACGCCATACGGAAGAGGACATGGCGCTGGTAAGCTGCATGGCGCGCCCTGTGCAGGAGAATGCGGTGACCTGCCTGCTGTCGGGCGGCTGCCACCTACGCAGTGTGCTGGGTACCGCGCTAGAGGCATTCATGGGGGTGTTGGACAAGGTCACACTCGCAGACCTGTTGCAGCCGTATGAACGTCGGACATTAATGCAGCCGGAAAATCCAATACTTCCATAA
- a CDS encoding SDR family NAD(P)-dependent oxidoreductase, with product MAQKGKIALVTGATAGFGHAIALRLVREGYRVVATGRRQERLEALAGQVDTGRIMPFRLDMTDLSAVRALPESLPEGWREIDVLVNNAGLALGLEKAWQTNPLDWEKMISTNVTGLVEITRALLPGMVARNSGHVLSLGSTAGTYPYPGANVYGATKAFVDQFMRNLRSDLLGKQVRATTIAPGLCGGSEFSQVRLGDKSKADAVYQGTAPLLPEDIAETVAWVLGLPAHVNINHVEMMPTCQASAGLAVDRTMLG from the coding sequence ATGGCACAAAAAGGCAAAATTGCGCTGGTTACAGGGGCCACGGCCGGGTTTGGGCACGCCATAGCTCTGCGCCTTGTGCGTGAAGGCTACCGTGTGGTGGCGACCGGGCGCAGGCAGGAACGGCTTGAGGCATTGGCTGGGCAGGTGGATACCGGGCGTATTATGCCATTCCGGCTGGATATGACCGACCTGAGCGCCGTAAGAGCGTTGCCAGAGAGTTTGCCCGAAGGGTGGCGGGAGATTGACGTGCTCGTCAATAACGCCGGTCTGGCGCTTGGGCTGGAAAAAGCATGGCAGACCAACCCGCTGGACTGGGAAAAAATGATTTCCACCAACGTTACAGGGCTGGTGGAAATAACACGTGCTTTGCTGCCGGGAATGGTCGCCCGTAACAGCGGGCATGTTCTCTCCCTCGGCAGTACGGCTGGCACATACCCTTACCCTGGGGCCAATGTTTATGGCGCCACAAAAGCATTTGTAGACCAGTTTATGCGGAATTTGCGTAGCGATCTGCTGGGTAAGCAGGTCAGGGCCACCACCATTGCGCCGGGCCTGTGTGGGGGGAGCGAGTTTAGTCAGGTGCGGCTGGGGGATAAAAGCAAAGCGGATGCTGTTTACCAAGGCACTGCACCGTTGTTGCCAGAGGATATAGCCGAAACAGTGGCATGGGTACTTGGCCTGCCCGCGCATGTTAACATCAACCATGTGGAAATGATGCCGACCTGTCAGGCTTCTGCCGGTCTGGCTGTGGACCGGACTATGCTGGGTTAG
- a CDS encoding VOC family protein has translation MFTHIMVGSNDIARSKKFYDAIFAAMNIPPAEINAKGRITYAKHGMRFIVTPPLDGKPATHANGGTIGFEAETPAMADAWHKAGVENGGKAIENPPGVRQSPVGPLYLAYLRDPDGNKLCIACKVPE, from the coding sequence ATGTTCACGCACATCATGGTGGGTAGTAACGATATTGCCCGCTCCAAAAAATTCTACGATGCAATTTTTGCTGCCATGAACATCCCTCCGGCAGAAATTAATGCCAAGGGCCGCATTACCTATGCCAAGCATGGGATGCGTTTTATTGTGACACCTCCACTGGATGGCAAACCCGCCACCCATGCCAATGGTGGCACAATCGGTTTTGAAGCCGAAACACCCGCCATGGCGGATGCGTGGCACAAAGCTGGCGTGGAAAACGGCGGCAAAGCCATAGAAAACCCACCCGGTGTTCGCCAATCCCCCGTTGGGCCGCTGTACCTTGCCTACCTGCGTGACCCGGACGGCAACAAGCTGTGCATTGCCTGTAAAGTGCCCGAATAA
- a CDS encoding ferritin-like domain-containing protein, with protein MKHWQIDQLPWDRFDPSKVDPELIPAIKAAAVVERNSVDYALYLNNVFRSDPDFCTAADHWAEEEIQHGDALGRWAMLADPTWDYKAAFLRYRDFYKIPLNVDQSVRGSRTGELIARCMVETGTSSFYSALADATDEPVLKALCKQIAADEFRHFKLFYDHMRRYLKRENIGLFQRVRIALGRVTETEDDELASAYYTTNEPADQPYDHTHCIAAYMARAMRNYRPQHLRRVTTMVFKITGLPPHSWLQSVAFKISEKLFFKRQQRFARIAGIS; from the coding sequence ATGAAGCACTGGCAGATTGATCAACTGCCATGGGACAGGTTTGATCCCTCCAAAGTTGACCCGGAACTGATTCCCGCCATTAAGGCGGCCGCTGTTGTGGAGCGCAACAGCGTGGATTATGCGCTATACCTTAATAACGTTTTTCGGAGCGACCCGGACTTCTGCACTGCTGCCGACCATTGGGCGGAAGAGGAAATCCAGCACGGGGATGCGCTGGGCCGTTGGGCCATGCTGGCTGACCCCACATGGGATTACAAAGCCGCCTTCCTCCGCTACCGCGACTTTTACAAAATTCCGCTAAACGTGGACCAGTCTGTTCGCGGCTCCCGCACAGGAGAACTGATTGCCCGCTGTATGGTGGAAACCGGCACCTCTTCCTTTTATTCCGCTCTGGCAGATGCCACGGATGAACCCGTGCTAAAAGCCCTGTGCAAACAGATTGCGGCGGATGAATTCCGGCACTTCAAACTCTTCTATGACCATATGCGCCGTTACCTGAAGCGCGAGAACATTGGCCTTTTCCAACGGGTCCGCATTGCTCTGGGCCGCGTGACGGAAACCGAGGATGATGAACTGGCCTCCGCCTACTACACAACCAACGAACCAGCGGACCAGCCTTACGACCACACGCACTGCATTGCAGCCTACATGGCGCGGGCCATGCGGAACTACCGGCCCCAGCACCTGCGCCGCGTAACAACCATGGTGTTCAAGATTACCGGCCTGCCCCCTCATAGCTGGTTACAGTCGGTTGCATTCAAAATTTCGGAAAAACTGTTTTTCAAACGCCAGCAACGGTTTGCGCGCATTGCGGGCATAAGCTGA